A single window of Granulicella mallensis MP5ACTX8 DNA harbors:
- a CDS encoding RNA polymerase sigma factor: MATATIPAIFEQDSRVLLGARILRREPLTPPSGRDSRPERLPLQEIPMTEARLSPQDPDPQREPLPQVQEQRAAAAAEQARLAELAVRCLQGDADAWEKLATGQHRRIYGICYRFTGSATEAEDMTQEVFLKMFKNLASFDPAKGGFTTWLTTLTRNLLVDSYRRSRMDRVSDSLDETYDGEDDGPSKAEKLADTRPGQEHHMAGLELRAQIQQALAQVSPDLREAVILRDLEDMDYKEIAEILGVPQGTVKSRISRGRSELAKLLKRIEGQVM; the protein is encoded by the coding sequence ATGGCAACGGCGACGATTCCGGCGATCTTCGAACAAGACAGCCGAGTTCTGCTGGGGGCGAGGATTCTGCGGCGCGAGCCGCTGACACCCCCATCCGGGCGCGATTCCCGGCCGGAGCGTTTGCCTTTGCAAGAGATACCTATGACGGAAGCGCGACTGTCCCCTCAGGATCCAGACCCGCAGCGGGAACCGCTTCCGCAAGTGCAGGAGCAACGCGCCGCGGCAGCAGCAGAGCAGGCCAGGCTGGCCGAGTTGGCGGTACGGTGTCTGCAGGGCGACGCCGACGCCTGGGAAAAATTAGCAACCGGGCAGCATCGCAGGATCTACGGAATTTGTTATCGTTTCACCGGGTCGGCAACCGAGGCCGAGGACATGACGCAGGAAGTCTTCCTGAAGATGTTCAAGAACCTCGCCAGCTTCGACCCCGCCAAAGGTGGCTTTACAACCTGGCTGACGACGCTGACCCGCAATCTGCTCGTCGACAGCTATCGCCGCTCGCGGATGGATCGTGTAAGCGACTCGCTGGACGAAACGTATGACGGCGAAGATGACGGGCCCTCCAAAGCGGAGAAGCTGGCTGACACGCGTCCCGGGCAGGAGCATCATATGGCCGGGTTGGAACTTCGGGCTCAGATTCAGCAGGCTCTGGCGCAGGTGTCGCCGGACCTGCGCGAGGCAGTAATTTTGCGCGACCTCGAAGATATGGATTACAAGGAAATTGCAGAGATTCTCGGCGTTCCGCAGGGCACGGTAAAGAGTCGCATTAGCCGCGGACGCAGTGAACTCGCTAAGCTTTTGAAACGTATAGAAGGGCAGGTGATGTA
- a CDS encoding superoxide dismutase family protein, whose amino-acid sequence MRFKMLAVCGLVAGLSVATAQGPKEIKVPIKTSTGEDAGTATFKTAKKGVKVKIDLKNVPFGPHGVHIHQNASCEGPDFKSAGGHFNPDGKKHGFDNPMGHHNGDLPQNVSVGEDHTGSATFLVTTISLDPAAPNSLFASGGTSIVVHEKADDMKTDPSGNSGNRIACGVIKN is encoded by the coding sequence ATGCGTTTCAAAATGCTGGCGGTTTGTGGGTTAGTGGCAGGACTATCGGTGGCTACGGCCCAGGGCCCCAAAGAGATTAAGGTTCCAATCAAAACGTCCACCGGCGAAGACGCCGGCACAGCCACCTTCAAGACGGCGAAGAAGGGCGTGAAGGTCAAGATCGACCTGAAAAACGTGCCCTTCGGACCGCATGGCGTCCACATCCATCAGAACGCCTCCTGCGAAGGCCCGGACTTCAAGAGCGCCGGCGGCCACTTCAACCCGGACGGCAAGAAGCACGGCTTCGACAACCCGATGGGCCACCACAACGGCGACCTGCCGCAGAACGTATCGGTCGGCGAAGACCACACCGGTTCCGCGACCTTCCTCGTGACCACGATCTCGCTCGATCCGGCCGCTCCGAACTCGCTCTTCGCCAGTGGCGGCACCTCCATCGTCGTCCACGAGAAGGCTGACGATATGAAGACCGATCCCAGCGGAAACTCCGGAAATCGCATCGCCTGCGGGGTCATAAAAAACTAA
- a CDS encoding thymidine kinase, giving the protein MQTQPPGVLEVITGPMFSGKSEELIRRLKRARIARQRVACYKPDIDLRYHRTAIASHSAQTHEATTVATVERLREALYPQLSEVEVVGIDEVQFFDDGIIPLAVELIAMGKRVLMAGLDTTFEAEPFGPVPNLMAIADKVTKLSAVCMVCGASAIHTQRLGQSQELVVVGAAGLYEARCRAHFSPFTDELGSEQLELPAVG; this is encoded by the coding sequence ATGCAAACACAGCCCCCCGGCGTGCTCGAAGTCATTACCGGCCCCATGTTCTCCGGCAAGAGCGAGGAACTGATTCGCCGCCTCAAACGGGCGCGCATCGCTCGCCAGCGCGTAGCTTGCTACAAGCCGGACATCGACCTGCGCTATCACCGCACAGCGATCGCCTCGCACAGCGCGCAGACGCACGAGGCTACGACCGTCGCCACCGTCGAGCGGTTGCGCGAGGCCCTCTATCCGCAGCTCTCGGAGGTGGAGGTCGTGGGGATCGACGAGGTGCAGTTCTTCGACGACGGAATCATCCCCCTGGCCGTCGAGTTGATCGCCATGGGCAAGCGCGTTCTGATGGCCGGCCTCGATACGACCTTTGAGGCGGAGCCCTTTGGCCCGGTCCCCAACCTGATGGCCATTGCGGACAAGGTCACGAAGCTCTCGGCGGTCTGCATGGTTTGCGGGGCGTCGGCGATCCATACGCAGAGGCTGGGACAGAGCCAGGAGCTGGTCGTCGTCGGGGCGGCAGGACTGTACGAGGCACGCTGCCGCGCGCACTTCTCGCCCTTTACCGATGAGCTCGGGTCCGAACAGTTGGAGCTGCCGGCGGTAGGGTAG